From Streptomonospora salina, the proteins below share one genomic window:
- a CDS encoding ABC transporter ATP-binding protein, producing the protein MTVSTAPVLNADAVDVVRSGKKLLDQASMVVRPGEHWALLGPNGAGKSTLLSLLSAEQHPTRGTVEVLGGRLGRTDLRELRRRIGHVDPRHDPRSALPGRTVVLTGATGTVEVPPRWHPSPEEQARSERLMAMMGVDRLRDDPWPTLSQGERGRFLIARALMPRPRLLLLDEPAAGLDVAARERLLTALDELRREHPELATVLVTHHLEELPASTTHALLLRAGQVVAAGEAARTLQSKPVTACFDHPIAIERRGGRWSARADGTTA; encoded by the coding sequence GTGACCGTTTCGACCGCTCCCGTCCTGAACGCCGACGCCGTCGACGTCGTCCGCTCCGGTAAGAAGCTCCTCGACCAGGCGAGCATGGTCGTGCGTCCCGGAGAGCACTGGGCACTGCTCGGCCCCAACGGCGCGGGCAAGAGCACGCTGCTGAGCCTGCTCAGCGCCGAGCAGCACCCCACGCGCGGCACCGTCGAGGTGCTCGGCGGCCGCCTCGGCCGGACCGACCTGCGCGAGCTGCGGCGCCGCATCGGACATGTCGACCCGCGCCACGATCCGCGCTCGGCGCTTCCCGGCCGCACCGTCGTCCTGACCGGCGCCACCGGCACCGTGGAGGTCCCGCCGCGCTGGCATCCGTCGCCCGAGGAACAGGCCCGCTCCGAGCGGCTGATGGCCATGATGGGCGTCGACCGACTGCGCGACGACCCGTGGCCGACCCTGTCCCAGGGCGAACGCGGCCGCTTCCTGATCGCCCGCGCCCTGATGCCGCGCCCGCGGCTGCTGCTGCTCGACGAGCCCGCCGCAGGGCTCGACGTCGCCGCCCGCGAGCGACTGCTCACGGCGCTCGACGAGCTGCGCCGCGAGCATCCGGAGTTGGCCACCGTGCTGGTGACCCACCACCTGGAGGAACTTCCCGCTTCGACCACCCACGCACTGCTGCTGCGCGCCGGCCAGGTCGTCGCCGCAGGCGAGGCGGCCCGGACGCTGCAGAGCAAGCCCGTCACCGCCTGCTTCGACCACCCCATCGCCATCGAGCGCCGCGGCGGCCGGTGGAGCGCGCGGGCCGACGGCACAA
- a CDS encoding (2Fe-2S) ferredoxin domain-containing protein → MTPTGRPCRLVVCRGCCCGTAEKRPGVDHEGQLERLRSLRGGDVPVHTSTCLGICFQANVVVVQPSSAGRERGGRPVWLGGVTEDRLIDDLDAWIRDGGPGAAPMPESLARRVTSEDAEKPEDEKSKKDKKKKKDKKDQAGEESEQDKKPGKDKKDQKSTHDGKQSKPGKHGKPGKPGKAEKDAKAQKYGNV, encoded by the coding sequence TTGACCCCGACCGGCCGCCCCTGCCGCCTGGTCGTATGCCGCGGCTGCTGCTGCGGCACGGCCGAGAAGCGGCCCGGCGTGGACCACGAGGGCCAGCTGGAGCGGCTCCGCAGCCTACGCGGCGGCGACGTCCCCGTGCACACCAGTACGTGTCTGGGGATCTGCTTCCAGGCCAACGTCGTGGTGGTGCAGCCCTCGTCCGCGGGGCGCGAACGGGGCGGACGCCCCGTCTGGCTCGGCGGCGTCACCGAGGACCGGCTGATCGACGATCTCGACGCCTGGATCCGCGACGGCGGTCCCGGCGCCGCCCCGATGCCCGAGTCCCTGGCCCGGCGCGTCACGTCCGAGGACGCCGAGAAGCCCGAGGACGAGAAGAGCAAGAAGGATAAGAAGAAAAAGAAGGACAAGAAGGACCAGGCGGGCGAGGAGTCCGAGCAGGACAAGAAGCCCGGGAAAGACAAGAAGGACCAGAAGTCCACGCACGACGGCAAGCAGAGCAAGCCGGGGAAGCACGGCAAGCCCGGAAAGCCGGGGAAGGCCGAGAAGGACGCGAAGGCGCAGAAGTACGGGAACGTGTGA